A window of the Salvelinus alpinus chromosome 25, SLU_Salpinus.1, whole genome shotgun sequence genome harbors these coding sequences:
- the LOC139553176 gene encoding thioredoxin-related transmembrane protein 1-like — translation MAPLLDHKIGDAMLSSLPLRSKSILLTCSLILVIYLMSQPALAKPSSLKEITDGNWEDILAGEWMIEFFAPWCPACQQLQPMWNEFADWGEDMGVNIAKVDVTEQPGLSGRFIITSLPTIYHCKDGVFRRYQGARTKDDFLSFIDEKKWQGIEPVSSWFGPSSFMMNTMSALFKLSMFIRRCHNYLTEQLGIPVWGSYIIFGLATLFSGLALGLILVFIADFVFPSRRFNSPNYYQKKQTMEQARLIQQLEEEQEADGEEDDDDDEDGEQEEVWRRVSPGGRPEARGPGYPEEALRKRVVGNREEEEDS, via the exons ATGGCGCCCTTGCTGGATCATAAAATCGGCGATGCTATGTTGTCTTCTTTACCTTTGCGATCAAAATCGATTCTCCTAACATGTTCACTAATTTTGGTTATTTACTTGATGTCGCAGCCAGCTTTGGCCAAACCGAGTAGCCTCAAAGAGATCACTGACGGAAACTGGGAAGACATCTTGGCAGGGGAATGGATGATTGAATT CTTTGCCCCCTGGTGTCCGGCGTGCCAGCAGCTCCAACCCATGTGGAATGAGTTTGCCGACTGGGGGGAGGACATGGGTGTCAACATAGCGAAAGTAGATGTTACTGAACAGCCTG GTTTGAGTGGACGATTCATTATCACTTCACTTCCGACCATCTACCA cTGTAAGGATGGTGTGTTCAGGAGGTACCAGGGGGCTCGCACCAAAGATGACTTCCTAAGCTTTATTGATGAGAAGAAGTGGCAGGGCATTGAACCGGTGTCTTCCTGGTTTGGACCATCTTCCTTCAT GATGAACACAATGTCAGCTCTCTTCAAGTTGTCAATGTTCATTCGG CGTTGCCATAACTACCTGACAGAGCAGTTGGGTATTCCAGTGTGGGGCTCCTATATCATCTTTGGACTGGCCACACTCTTCTCTGGCCTAGCCCTGGGACTG ATACTGGTGTTCATAGCCGATTTTGTCTTCCCATCACGACGCTTTAACTCCCCAAACTACTACCAGA AGAAACAGACGATGGAACAAGCCAGGCTTATTCAGCAGCTGGAGGAAGAGCAGGAGgcagatggagaggaggatgacGATGACGATGAAGATGGAGAACAGGAGGAGGTGTGGAGGCGAGTGTCTCCAGGGGGACGTCCCGAGGCCAGAGGGCCGGGTTACCCAGAGGAGGCCTTGCGAAAGAGGGTGGTTGGCAAccgtgaggaggaggaggactcctAG